One genomic segment of Luteimonas galliterrae includes these proteins:
- the nrdR gene encoding transcriptional regulator NrdR produces the protein MHCPFCQHVDTRVIDSRVSDDGATIRRRRECEACGERFSTLETVELKLPAIIKSDGRRDNFDARKLRLSFDRALHKRPVSEEQIESAVRAVVHQLRMTTERELPSRRVGEFVMAELRKLDHVAFVRFASVYRSFEDVADFREELDRLERDLPGEGQLPLLAADVVPIEKGRKK, from the coding sequence ATGCATTGCCCCTTCTGCCAGCACGTAGACACCCGCGTCATCGACTCGCGCGTCAGCGACGACGGCGCGACGATCCGCCGCCGCCGCGAGTGCGAAGCCTGCGGCGAACGCTTCAGCACGCTGGAAACGGTGGAGCTCAAGCTGCCGGCGATCATCAAGTCCGACGGCCGCCGCGACAACTTCGATGCGCGCAAGTTGCGCCTGAGCTTCGACCGCGCGCTGCACAAGCGCCCGGTCTCGGAAGAGCAGATCGAATCGGCCGTGCGCGCCGTCGTTCACCAACTGCGCATGACCACCGAGCGCGAGCTGCCGTCGCGTCGCGTCGGCGAATTCGTGATGGCCGAGTTGCGCAAGCTCGACCACGTCGCCTTCGTGCGCTTCGCTTCGGTCTACCGTTCGTTCGAGGATGTGGCCGATTTCCGCGAGGAACTGGACCGGCTCGAGCGCGACCTGCCCGGCGAAGGGCAGCTGCCGCTGCTCGCGGCCGATGTCGTACCTATCGAAAAGGGGCGCAAGAAATGA
- the glyA gene encoding serine hydroxymethyltransferase, translating into MFPSSARIAGYDDELAKAIADEARRQEDHVELIASENYASPRVMEAQGSQLTNKYAEGYPGKRYYGGCEYVDIAEQLAIDRVKQLFGADYANVQPHSGSQANQAVYFALLNPGDTILGMSLAHGGHLTHGAKVNLSGKILNAIQYGVDENGFIDYDEVERLALEHKPKMVVAGFSAYSQVVDWARFRAIADKVGAYLFVDMAHVAGLIAAGVYPSPLPHAHVVTSTTHKTLRGPRGGIIVAKGAGEEIEKKLQSIVFPGIQGGPLMHVIAAKAVAFKEALEPDFKDYQQQVVKNAQAMADTIIKRGYKIVSGGTQNHLMLVDMIGKGITGKDAEAALGKAHITVNKNAVPNDPQKPFVTSGLRIGTPAVTTRGYKEADCVALANWICDVLDNPRDENVIAGVRENVTKQCKQFPVYGG; encoded by the coding sequence ATGTTCCCCAGCTCCGCCCGTATCGCCGGTTACGACGACGAACTCGCCAAGGCCATCGCCGACGAGGCGCGGCGCCAGGAAGACCATGTCGAGCTGATCGCCTCCGAAAACTACGCCAGCCCGCGGGTCATGGAGGCGCAGGGCAGCCAGCTGACCAACAAATACGCCGAAGGCTACCCCGGCAAGCGCTACTACGGCGGCTGCGAATACGTCGATATCGCCGAACAACTGGCGATCGACCGGGTGAAGCAGCTGTTCGGCGCCGATTACGCCAACGTGCAACCGCATTCGGGCTCGCAGGCCAATCAGGCCGTGTATTTCGCGCTGCTCAATCCGGGCGACACGATCCTGGGCATGTCGCTGGCGCATGGCGGCCATCTGACCCACGGCGCCAAGGTCAACCTCAGCGGCAAGATCCTCAATGCGATCCAGTACGGCGTCGACGAAAACGGCTTCATCGATTACGACGAAGTCGAGCGGCTGGCGCTGGAACACAAACCGAAGATGGTGGTCGCGGGGTTCTCCGCGTATTCGCAAGTCGTCGATTGGGCGCGCTTCCGCGCCATCGCCGACAAGGTCGGCGCGTATCTGTTCGTCGACATGGCGCACGTCGCCGGCCTGATCGCCGCCGGCGTGTACCCGAGTCCGTTGCCGCACGCGCATGTGGTCACTTCCACTACGCACAAGACGCTGCGCGGGCCGCGCGGCGGAATCATCGTTGCGAAGGGCGCTGGCGAGGAAATCGAGAAGAAGCTGCAGTCGATCGTGTTCCCCGGCATCCAGGGCGGACCGTTGATGCACGTGATCGCCGCCAAGGCCGTGGCTTTCAAAGAAGCGTTGGAGCCGGATTTCAAGGATTACCAGCAGCAGGTCGTCAAGAACGCGCAGGCGATGGCCGACACCATCATCAAGCGCGGCTACAAGATCGTCTCCGGCGGCACCCAGAACCACCTGATGCTGGTCGACATGATCGGCAAGGGCATCACCGGCAAGGACGCGGAAGCCGCGCTCGGCAAGGCCCACATCACCGTCAACAAGAACGCGGTGCCCAACGATCCGCAGAAGCCGTTCGTCACTTCCGGATTGCGCATCGGCACGCCGGCGGTGACCACGCGCGGTTACAAGGAAGCCGATTGCGTGGCGCTGGCAAATTGGATTTGCGATGTGCTGGACAATCCCAGGGACGAGAACGTGATTGCGGGTGTGCGTGAGAACGTCACCAAGCAGTGCAAGCAGTTTCCGGTTTACGGCGGATAG
- the lpxO gene encoding lipid A hydroxylase LpxO: MARTPRRFARPPAEEAALKWILVLLFVASALYVHFRGAVRHRWNRQLLDHSTFMAPINVLMYALSRVPTTPFVGDLERHFPELEPLRANWQNIREEARYLREQQHIKAASGYNDVGFNSFFRRGWKRFYLKWYDDAHPSAAELCPNTTALLRSIPSVKAAMFTELPPGSELRPHRDPYAGSLRLHLGLETPNDDACFISVDGQRYSWRDGQWTMFDETYIHYARNDSDENRIILFCDIERPMKFGWARALNRFIARHLIAAGASPNMEGDKTGGINRAFKYFYAFRLKAKALRERNKTLYYGLKYALVAGVVAFIVWI, from the coding sequence ATGGCCCGGACGCCGCGCCGATTCGCCCGTCCGCCCGCCGAGGAAGCCGCTTTGAAATGGATCCTAGTCCTGCTGTTCGTCGCCAGCGCGCTGTACGTGCACTTCCGCGGCGCGGTGCGCCACCGCTGGAACCGCCAGTTGCTGGACCATTCCACCTTCATGGCGCCGATCAACGTGCTGATGTACGCCCTGTCGCGGGTGCCGACCACGCCGTTCGTGGGCGACCTGGAACGCCATTTCCCCGAGCTGGAACCGTTGCGGGCCAACTGGCAGAACATCCGCGAGGAAGCCCGCTACCTGCGCGAGCAGCAGCACATCAAGGCCGCATCCGGCTATAACGACGTCGGCTTCAATTCCTTCTTCCGGCGCGGCTGGAAGCGCTTCTACCTGAAGTGGTACGACGACGCGCACCCTTCCGCCGCCGAGCTTTGCCCCAACACCACCGCCCTGCTGCGCTCGATCCCGAGCGTCAAGGCGGCGATGTTCACCGAGCTGCCGCCGGGCTCGGAACTGCGGCCGCACCGCGATCCGTATGCCGGCTCGCTGCGCCTGCACCTGGGCCTGGAAACGCCGAACGACGACGCCTGCTTCATCAGCGTCGACGGCCAGCGCTACAGCTGGCGCGACGGCCAGTGGACGATGTTCGACGAGACCTACATCCACTACGCCCGCAACGACTCGGACGAGAACCGGATCATCCTGTTCTGCGACATCGAGCGGCCGATGAAGTTCGGCTGGGCGCGGGCATTGAACCGTTTCATCGCTCGCCACCTGATCGCAGCCGGCGCCTCGCCCAACATGGAGGGCGACAAGACCGGCGGCATCAATCGCGCTTTCAAGTACTTCTATGCGTTCCGGCTCAAGGCCAAAGCCCTGCGCGAGCGCAACAAGACGCTTTATTACGGGCTGAAGTACGCGTTGGTGGCCGGCGTGGTGGCGTTCATCGTTTGGATCTGA
- the ettA gene encoding energy-dependent translational throttle protein EttA yields MQYIYTMNGVSKVVPPKRQIIKDISLSFFPGAKIGLLGLNGAGKSTVLKIMAGVDKDFIGEARPQPGIKVGYLAQEPLLDPNQTVREAVEQGVGEVLQAQAALDKIYEAYAEEGADFDKLAAEQQRLESILAAGDAHTLENQLEVAADALRLPPWDAVIGKLSGGEKRRVALCQLLLQKPDMLLLDEPTNHLDAESVEWLEQFLARYTGTVVAVTHDRYFLDNAAEWILELDRGRGIPWKGNYTEWLIQKEERLKQEESSEKARQKAIARELEWARSNAKGGRSKGKARLARIEELQSVDYQKRNETNEIFIPPGERLGNSVMEFKGVSKSFGDRLLIDDLSFIVPPGAIVGIIGPNGAGKSTLFKMITGQEKPDKGEIVKGPTVNIAYVDQSREKLEGNHNVFQEVSGGADILNINGIEIQSRAYIGRFNFKGQDQQKLVGTLSGGERGRLHLAKTLLQGGNVLLLDEPSNDLDIETLRALEDALLEFPGNTFVISHDRWFLDRIATHILAFEGDSHVEFFQGNYREYEEDKKRRMGDEGAQPHRLRFKALK; encoded by the coding sequence ATGCAATACATCTACACCATGAACGGCGTCAGCAAGGTCGTGCCGCCGAAGCGCCAGATCATCAAGGACATCTCGCTGTCGTTCTTCCCGGGCGCCAAGATCGGCCTGCTCGGCCTGAACGGCGCGGGCAAGTCGACGGTGCTCAAGATCATGGCCGGCGTCGACAAGGATTTCATCGGCGAAGCGCGTCCGCAGCCGGGCATCAAGGTGGGCTACCTGGCCCAGGAGCCGCTGCTGGATCCCAACCAGACCGTGCGCGAAGCCGTCGAGCAAGGCGTCGGCGAAGTGCTGCAGGCGCAGGCCGCGCTCGACAAGATCTACGAAGCCTATGCCGAAGAAGGCGCCGACTTCGACAAGCTCGCCGCCGAGCAGCAACGGCTCGAGTCGATCCTCGCCGCCGGCGACGCGCACACCCTGGAAAACCAGCTGGAAGTGGCCGCCGACGCGCTGCGCCTGCCGCCGTGGGATGCCGTGATCGGAAAGCTCTCCGGCGGCGAAAAGCGCCGCGTCGCGCTGTGCCAGCTGCTGCTGCAGAAGCCGGACATGCTGCTGCTCGACGAGCCCACCAACCACCTCGACGCCGAGTCGGTGGAATGGCTGGAGCAATTCCTGGCGCGCTACACCGGCACCGTGGTGGCGGTGACGCACGACCGCTACTTCCTCGACAACGCCGCCGAGTGGATCCTGGAACTCGACCGCGGCCGCGGCATCCCGTGGAAGGGCAACTACACCGAGTGGCTGATCCAGAAAGAAGAACGCCTGAAGCAGGAAGAGTCTTCCGAGAAGGCGCGCCAGAAGGCGATCGCGCGCGAACTCGAGTGGGCGCGCAGCAACGCCAAGGGCGGCCGCAGCAAGGGCAAGGCGCGTTTGGCGCGCATCGAAGAGCTGCAATCGGTCGATTACCAGAAGCGCAACGAGACCAACGAGATCTTCATCCCGCCGGGCGAGCGCCTGGGCAATTCGGTGATGGAGTTCAAGGGCGTGTCCAAGTCGTTCGGCGACCGCTTGCTGATCGACGATTTGAGCTTCATCGTCCCGCCCGGCGCGATCGTCGGCATCATCGGCCCCAACGGCGCCGGCAAGTCGACGTTGTTCAAGATGATCACCGGGCAGGAAAAGCCGGACAAAGGCGAGATCGTCAAGGGCCCGACCGTCAACATCGCCTACGTGGACCAGAGCCGCGAGAAGCTGGAAGGCAACCACAACGTCTTCCAGGAAGTCTCCGGCGGCGCCGACATCCTCAACATCAACGGCATCGAGATCCAGTCGCGCGCCTACATCGGCCGCTTCAACTTCAAGGGCCAAGACCAGCAGAAGCTGGTCGGCACCTTGTCCGGCGGCGAGCGCGGACGTTTGCACCTGGCCAAGACGCTGCTGCAGGGCGGCAACGTGCTGCTGCTGGACGAACCGTCCAACGACCTGGACATCGAAACGCTGCGCGCGCTGGAAGACGCGTTGCTGGAATTCCCCGGCAACACGTTCGTGATCTCGCACGACCGCTGGTTCCTGGACCGCATCGCCACCCACATCCTGGCCTTCGAAGGCGACAGCCACGTCGAGTTCTTCCAGGGCAACTATCGCGAGTACGAGGAAGACAAGAAGCGGCGCATGGGCGACGAGGGCGCGCAACCGCACCGGTTGCGGTTCAAGGCGCTCAAGTAA
- the pyrF gene encoding orotidine-5'-phosphate decarboxylase, with product MAFTTALKQRWQNASSLVCVGLDPEPAKFPARFAGDPDAIFAFCRDIADATAEYVCCFKPQIAHFAAHGAEDALERLIAHIHAKHPGIPVILDAKRGDIGSTAQQYAAEAFDRYRADAVTANPYLGRDSVQPFLDRADKGVVILCRTSNPGAGDLQDLRVDGRPLYQHVAEKVAREWNDNGNCALVVGATWPEQLREVRAIVGDVPFLVPGVGAQGGDVEAVVTNAKTADGTGLIVSSSRAILYASKGDDYAAAAAIAAKTLRDEINRYR from the coding sequence ATGGCTTTCACGACTGCGCTGAAGCAACGCTGGCAAAACGCATCGTCGTTGGTTTGCGTAGGACTGGACCCCGAGCCGGCCAAGTTCCCGGCCCGATTCGCGGGCGACCCGGATGCGATCTTCGCCTTCTGCCGCGACATCGCCGACGCCACCGCGGAATACGTCTGCTGCTTCAAACCGCAGATCGCCCACTTCGCCGCGCACGGCGCCGAAGACGCGCTGGAACGACTGATCGCGCACATCCATGCCAAGCATCCGGGCATACCGGTGATCCTGGACGCCAAGCGCGGCGACATCGGCAGCACTGCGCAGCAGTACGCCGCGGAAGCATTCGACCGTTACCGCGCCGACGCCGTCACCGCCAACCCTTATCTGGGCCGCGATTCGGTACAGCCCTTCCTCGACCGCGCGGACAAGGGCGTGGTGATCCTGTGCCGCACCTCCAATCCCGGCGCCGGCGATCTGCAGGATCTGCGCGTCGACGGCCGCCCGCTGTATCAGCACGTGGCCGAGAAAGTGGCGCGCGAATGGAACGATAACGGCAACTGCGCGCTGGTCGTCGGTGCGACCTGGCCGGAACAACTGCGCGAAGTGCGCGCCATCGTCGGCGACGTGCCGTTCCTGGTGCCCGGCGTCGGCGCGCAGGGCGGCGACGTCGAGGCGGTGGTTACGAATGCGAAGACCGCCGATGGCACCGGCCTGATCGTCAGTTCTTCGCGGGCGATCCTGTATGCCTCGAAAGGCGACGATTACGCCGCAGCGGCCGCGATTGCGGCTAAGACGCTTCGCGACGAGATCAACCGATACCGCTGA
- a CDS encoding glycosyltransferase family 2 protein, giving the protein MADIAAIVVAYRSAATIDECLLRLRAAEGVAQIRVVDNGSQDGTLDVVLRHAASDARLRFVGNPDNPGFAVACNQGARDCDAPWLAFVNPDCLVETDTLARLRARTQRLGREALLGADLVDESGARDAAARRRDPDFAAMLGSRSARSLDLPADDLQSLQPVDAVSGALMLMPRTLFESIGGFDENYRLHAEDLDLCRRARAAGAAIAVANDVRVLHVRGVSSRSRPLFVEWHKHRGLWRYFKKFEASRRSLPTRMAVFSMIWLRFPFAALRAIARSS; this is encoded by the coding sequence ATGGCCGACATCGCCGCCATCGTCGTCGCCTACCGGAGCGCCGCCACCATCGACGAATGCCTGTTGCGGCTGCGCGCCGCGGAAGGCGTCGCGCAGATCCGCGTGGTCGACAACGGCTCGCAGGACGGGACGCTGGACGTCGTGTTGCGGCATGCCGCGAGCGACGCGCGCCTGCGCTTCGTCGGCAATCCCGACAATCCCGGCTTCGCCGTGGCCTGCAACCAGGGCGCCCGCGACTGCGATGCGCCGTGGCTGGCGTTCGTCAATCCGGATTGCCTGGTGGAAACCGACACGCTCGCGCGTTTGCGCGCGCGCACGCAGCGGCTGGGACGCGAAGCGCTGCTGGGCGCCGATCTGGTCGACGAATCCGGCGCGCGCGACGCGGCCGCGCGACGCCGCGACCCGGATTTCGCCGCCATGCTCGGCTCGCGATCGGCGCGTTCGCTGGATCTGCCCGCCGACGATTTGCAAAGCCTGCAGCCGGTCGATGCGGTATCGGGCGCGTTGATGCTGATGCCGCGCACTTTGTTCGAAAGCATCGGCGGCTTCGACGAGAACTATCGCTTGCATGCCGAAGATCTGGATCTTTGCCGCCGCGCGCGTGCGGCCGGCGCGGCGATCGCCGTGGCCAACGACGTCCGCGTCTTGCACGTGCGCGGCGTGTCCAGCCGGTCGCGGCCGTTGTTCGTCGAATGGCACAAGCACCGTGGCTTGTGGCGGTATTTCAAGAAGTTCGAGGCTTCGCGACGCAGTCTGCCGACGCGCATGGCGGTGTTTTCCATGATATGGCTGCGCTTCCCGTTCGCCGCGCTACGCGCGATTGCGCGTTCTTCTTAG
- a CDS encoding glycosyltransferase family 2 protein, giving the protein MAADKAALPIVLLPLGTDDEALDRCLGALDAGTPAGTRIWLADDAQAGPRALAIVERWLVRTPLAADYTRRQRMVGEVAHLDEALKACGDADVAVLAPDAMPSPGWLQQLAACLARDAAIATATPWCNAGESASWPRCGEIAPLPDDPERLARAAATLPPLHPELPAAVGHAVLLRGSARRRAGGLDADSYGSWYAALVDLSLRLSGLGWRNALCETAYVARGGEGGPYEGDMDALAARWPDWHARIAGFLMNDPLRDMRERLAQHYAQVDLPQSQHDLFPRDRADRR; this is encoded by the coding sequence ATGGCGGCTGACAAGGCAGCGCTGCCGATCGTGCTGCTGCCGCTCGGCACCGACGACGAGGCGCTGGACCGCTGCCTCGGAGCGCTCGACGCCGGCACGCCCGCCGGCACCCGCATCTGGCTGGCCGACGACGCGCAAGCCGGGCCGCGCGCGCTGGCCATCGTCGAACGCTGGCTGGTGCGCACGCCGCTCGCCGCCGATTACACGCGGCGCCAGCGCATGGTCGGCGAAGTTGCGCATTTGGACGAAGCTTTGAAAGCCTGCGGCGACGCCGACGTCGCCGTGCTCGCGCCCGATGCGATGCCCTCACCGGGCTGGCTGCAGCAACTCGCCGCGTGCCTCGCGCGCGATGCCGCCATCGCCACCGCCACGCCGTGGTGCAACGCAGGCGAATCCGCCTCATGGCCGCGCTGCGGCGAGATCGCGCCCTTGCCGGACGATCCCGAACGCCTGGCGCGTGCGGCTGCGACGTTGCCGCCGCTGCATCCGGAATTGCCGGCCGCAGTCGGCCACGCGGTGCTGCTGCGCGGCAGCGCGCGCCGTCGCGCAGGCGGATTGGATGCGGACAGCTACGGCTCCTGGTACGCCGCACTGGTCGACCTCTCGCTGCGCCTGTCGGGCCTGGGCTGGCGCAACGCGCTGTGCGAAACGGCCTACGTCGCGCGCGGCGGCGAGGGCGGCCCCTACGAAGGCGACATGGATGCGCTGGCCGCGCGCTGGCCGGACTGGCATGCGCGCATCGCCGGTTTCCTGATGAACGACCCGCTGCGCGACATGCGCGAACGGCTCGCGCAGCACTATGCGCAGGTCGACTTGCCGCAATCGCAGCACGACCTGTTCCCGCGCGACCGCGCGGACAGGCGTTGA